AAATATGGTAATAGCTCATATATCATCTATAAAATAAATATATTCATATAACATTTCAAATTTCAAAATATTATTATTTTTGTATAAATATACAATTTTTACTACGAAAGCTTTCAAAAATTTCTACAATTTTTTAAAAATTTAAATATCTAATCATAAGATCATTAGTTTTTTATATACCTACAAAATTTATAAATATTGTTTAGGCTAATTTTTTGATAATTATACAATTGTATATCATTTTTATTAGTTTTATACAAATTGATTTAATATATATCAAATCTATATTAAATATTAGTAAGAAAATAGTAAAATCTATAATATTTAATAAATTTTATTTTTAAATATAAGTTAGATTAAAAAAATTTTTACTACACAGAAAAACACCTAGTTTGTACTATATAATAAGTAAATGATAAAATGCAACTATATAATAACGGTTTTGAGTGTTGACGGGTATGCCTCTGATCCCACTACAATGGACAATTTTTTTTTAAAAAACATGAATTCACAAACAATAAGTCTCTGAAGGGATCTCCCAAAGTTTAAACCTCAGTGAGAGGTAGCATTACCAAAATGATCTTTTCAACACACAACTGCAGCAAATTAAACAGACAAGATGATTCCATTCCAAGAAAGTGTTCTCTGATGTCTATGAAGATAAGAGATGGTCATTAGTCATCACCAAACAGACAGGTTTTTAACAGCAATCCCACTGCCTTCTTTCTTGCATCTGCTTCCTTCATAATCAACGGTCCATTTTTCAAATGTACAGTTTACAAAATCATAGTACCCACCATGGAGGGACAGTGATCCTTTCCGCACTTTCTCTTCTATCCATGGATAACCAAGCAGTCTTTCTAAGGAATGGTTTATCGATGTCTGCATACATTCTGTATTAGTTCATCCAATCTACAGAAGATACATATAAGCTACACTGTTTAACAACAAAAAAAAACATCACCTTTTCACAATGTTGACACTGATGATCAAAATGGAGGTTTGAAGCAACAGCTTTTGTGCTTTCCTTTGCCTTTTTCCCCACAATTACCCAGTTATGTATGAAACTTCTGCTTACACGAAAATTCAATATGGCAAAAATCAACAATTGAGAAATGTTTTTTTTTCTTTTTTCCAGAAGAGTGATTAAAATAGCTGATCAAAAGAAACCTGGAATCTACTTCTTCCATGCCCATTAAAGCTTGAATTCCTCCACAGCGGCTATGACCAATTACTAAGATGTTCTCCACCTACAAGTTTGATATATCAATCACAGAGACAAAACAATTATAATGATTCAACATATAAAATGTGACAGATGCACATGTTTTACTAAAAGGGAGTGTATGTATCTCTATACAACTGTGAGAGATAAGAAACATACTTCAAGAGCATTCACAGAGAACTGGAGAGCAGCTTTTGTCTCAGTAGGTCCAGACTGCAACATGCAAATGCAATTAGATCAAATGTGAAAGAAAAAAATGTGGCGGTCTGCACTGCACTAGATTGTGTACCTCATAAGGAGGTACTAAATTTGCAATGTTCCGAACAGTGAATGCTTCACCAGGCTGAAATCCCAGGACGGCTGATGGACAGACCCTAGAGTCTGCACAAGCAATCACCAGAAACTGTTGCTCAAAGTGTTAGCAACAAATACATTTCTCCAGGCAACTTTTAAACCACAGAAGATATCTCAAGGCAATCCATGAACAGTAAAAAAAATTTAAAGCTACCTTTGGAGCTTGAGCATCTGCTAGTTTTTTGTAGTGTTCTAAGTTATCCCTGTTCAAATGAGTATATCATCATTGGATGGGAGAAGGTAACAGAAAGCCAACTGAAGATATAGTTTCACCTCCACTTACATGTACTTGAGCTTCTTGAAGGCGAGGAACCGCTGTTTTATGTCGTCAAACACATCAGTGTTATTATTAAAATTATCAGTTGTAGCCTCATAAGTGCGGTCATTAGCTTCCTGAGTCAGTCCAGGTGTCTTTCCTGACGCCATCATTTGCAAGTTGACAGCTTTTTTCCTGCAAACACCACAAACGAACCTAAACCTGTGAGAATCTGAATATTAACAGAACATCTCCACATGGGTTTTGCAGTTTCAAGCATCACAAAACCAATGTCCTAATCCCAAACTGAAAATTCACTGACTAAATCACGGAAATTACCTGAAAGAAACGGGAATCCTCAACTGGGTTTTCTCAAAGTCCTTTACTTTGTCCTTGGAGACGAAGATCTGAATCAAAATCCGACAGGATACACAAACCCACGATTAGATTCCGACGAAGGAAGAGAGAGAAAAAGGAGAGACTTTGACACACCGATTGTCGGGTTTGGAGATTGAGGAGAGACGTGGAAGAAGAAGAAAGATCATGGAAGATAGAAGATGCCATGAGGTAATTCGAATCTGGGACAACAAGGGACAAAGCATCTGAAGAGCATTCATTTTGAGAGAGAGAAGAGGGCGTTGACGTGGATGCAGCATTGCTCCAACAAAGACGGAGAAACCAAAGTTTTTTTTGTGTCGTGTCAGCTTTTTAAGTCAAAATGCATTAATTTTTTTTTTCCGTCAAGGAAGATTCATTGATAATATATGGTTGAACAACCATAATAATATAGACTTACAAACCAGCAGAGAGGTCAAGAAGGCCACCATCACAAAAAAACTCCAAAAGAACCTATAAACAAAAAGGATCAAAAGAGACAACGCCACTAGACAGCTAATTAGAGGAATCTGCTTTCATTAACAAAGAGTTCGAATAGCCAATCCGGATGTCCTCTGGCTACGTACGAATTTACCAATCCAAGCTTGGTAACACTTTGGGCAATGAAATATGCGGCTCTATTGGCTTCTCTAGTGACCACCTCCAACTTCCATTCTTCTATCCCTTCTAATTCCCTTCCAATGCACCCGCTTTGAAATAGGAAGGAAGGCCAAGCTTCAGGTCGCATTGCTGCTCTAAAGAGTTCACTAAAATCTCCTGCAAAGGTTACTCTTGTCTGTCTTTGGCTACTCATGCTTTCCATAGCCCACAAGACCACAGTCAACTTTGCTTCTTCCTTGTTCCTGCAACCAGAAAATGCTCTTCTACTATGACATAAGACTACCCCTCTCTCGTTTCTTAGAACCCATCCTCCTCCAACAAGACCAATTGATCTATCGTACTCAACTCCAATATTGCACTTATTCCATCCCTGTTCTGGAGGAGTCCAATTTTTCTTGGTGGTTGTCTTGATTGGATTTTCTTTTCTTTGCCATTCTTCCTCTACCGTCTGAGCCGCAAACCACTCATCCGCGTCTTGCGTTGCTTTTTGGACTAGGTCAGTCGCACTGAAGCATCTCCCTTGGAAGTTAACTTCATTCCTCCTTTTCCAGAGGTGCCATAAAATCCAGGGCCACTTTCTTTTCCGATCAGCGTCCACCCTCCTGTTATCGTTCAAGGCGAGCAAGGAATTGAAGTTTGCATATACAGAGTCTGGGTCATAACCTCCTCGCGGGTGAGGAATATTTGAGTTGGCCCAGACCAGCCTTGCAAAGCTACAATCAAAAAGCAAATGATTTATTGATTCCACTTCCGCTCCACAGGTTTGACATCTCTTGTCAATCTTCATTCCTCTCTTGGTGATCAAGTCAGCTGTAGGGAGAGCATCACTAATCGATTTCCAGATGAAGACTTTTATTTTTGGAACCGTTTGTAGCTTCCACGTTCTTTCTTTCAACACATTAAGAGAGGGCATCATGTTGATTTCGGGTAAGTTAGTCTCTGTTTTTTCTTTTGAAGCAAGCCAATATGCCGACTTAACCGTAAACAGACCGCTTTTATTGAATTTCCAGGAGAAGAAGTCTGGTCTATCTGCTACCGGTTGATTCTGCAACAAGAGTTGTACATCTCCCGGAACGAAAATCTCAGAGAGATGCAGTACATTCCACCTTTTTGTTACCGGATCAATGAGTGAGCTTGCCATTAAGTTGACGTCAAAGGTTAAGTTTTTTTTCCATGGAGCTCTCATTCCCTCCACTGGATCAGCAACCCATTTGTGAAGCCAAACTCGCGTGTTCTCTCCATTTCCCACTCTGTGCTGCAGTCCTTTTTGCAACAGATCTCTTCCAAACAGCAAGCTCCTCCACGTGTATGATGGTCTCTCCCCCAGAGCCGCTGATAGGAACTCTCCATCAGTGAAGTATCTGCTTTTAAGGACACGTGCTAGTAAACATTGCGGTTTGTGTAAGATTTTCCATGCTTGCTTCGCTAGTAATGCTTGATTGAAGCATTCTAAGTCCTTGAAACCCATCCCGCCTAGCTGCTTGGGGAGACACATTTTTTCCCATGAGACCCAATGAACCTTGCTTTTGTGCGAATCTGCTCCCCACCAAAAGTTAGCCATCATACTGTTGAGCTTCATGATGATCGTTTTTGGCAAACGGAAACAGGACATTGGGAAGACTGGGATTCCTCCTGCTGATGATTTCAAGAGGACTTCCTTACCTCCTTGTGATAGGTGTTGAAGATACCATCCTTCTAGTTTGCCTTGTGTTTGCTCTTTTATGTAGGTTAGAAGATCTACTTTCGAGCCTGAGAAACACTCCGGCAACCCTAAATACTTACTTGCTCCGCCCTGTTTGGTGATCCCCAAGGTGTTTTGAATCGCCAATTTCTCTGTTTCTGGTACATTATCTCCAAAGGAAATGGAAGACTTTTGAAGGTTTATGTTCTGTCCCGTGGCATCACCGTAGAACTTCAAAATGCATTAATTACATTGATGGAGAATTGATTAAGGATTAAACATGATTCATAATTTGACTTAAACATAGGGTGGTAATAAAATGTTACATATAAATACATCACTCACAATCTCACATAGCTTCTTCATAACTGGCACACAGACAGCATGATAAACAGTCTAGTTTAGTTTGGTTCACTGGTTTTAGAATCAGCATACAAAGGTTTCTCAAGCATAACCGAATTGGCTAGAAGAAACAAGTTGTTCCTCCCTGTGCTTCTGAACAAGTGCTTCCAGCTTCTTTGCCTTCTCTTCTCCATCTTTGAAATGCACTCTTCTTCCATGTCCTTTTTATACAAAAATCCCAATCAGAATACAAACTCTCCATTAAAGTAGAGTAGATAATACAGGACATATAGTGAAAAAGCACTAACCCGGTATCACCCAATTGAAATCCAGCTTGATGAGTCTTTCTACGTTCTCGAGCTGGAGAGGCACTGCCAGAAACCAACAATGATTATCATTTGTAAACAGATATATTCAAAAACATTTACCCAAAGAAGTTCAATAGATTGGTGTTTACATGAACAATGGTTGTACATCTCTATAATGCTCATTCCAGATTCGTACATAGTTAGATGGTCTCCAGTGAATAATGCCTTGAGAGGTTTATGGAACAAGCACACTGATCCCTGTAATTTTGTAGAATAGCAAGATCATAGTGAAATTCCTTTTTAACAAAAATTGAGCATTAGTTTTTTTTTTTATATATGTTATTGCAGGTTGGACAGACTTACTTCAGTGTGACCAGGAGTGTGTATAAGCTCGACATCTTCGTAGAGTCTCCATGGTCCACTTCCTTCCAGCTTTAACTCCACATCAGTGGTCGAAGGTTGGACCTAGCAAAGTAGCAAGATCCCACTACTGTCACTAAAGCTGGATTTAATAACGAAATTGTTTCTCTAGCCAGTTTCCTCACATTCATCCAAACACATAATCAGCCAGATAACTTTGTAGCTCTGCAAGCTTTTTCTAAGAGGATCTAGAGGCTGAAGATCTTATCAAGTTGGAAAAAACTTTAACAAGAGGGGAGCGATAAATTCAAGTACATACATCTTCAGAATGTAGAATTCTGGTACACTTGAATCGATCTGCCCATTTCTTGTGATCCGCAACATCATCCCTGAACAATGAAGTAGCTTAAGAGAGATTATAAGAGAAAACATGGATTTTTTTTTAATTTATTTTGGTGTTATCAAGTCTACCTGTGTGTCAAAAACATGTAGCGAACACCACCCATCTTCTCAATCTTCCCAGCAAGTTTCTCTATGTACCTGGGACTGCAGCACACATCAAAGCGTGAAAGTATCAGTTGTGTGAAGTTAATTTACAAACCAAATTATGTCAGGAAAAACATTGCATCCACAATGTATAAGAATCCATGATGCCTTTGCGGACGTATATATATACCTATCAACAAGTATATTCCCCTCATGATGAAGTATCAAGTAGGAAGTTGCTCCGAAAGATTTCTTGGAATGAAACCCACAATGAAAAACCCCCTGAGCATAACACAAATCTCGAAACTAATCAGCCTCAGCGAAAGCAGAAAGCCAAAGAGAAGGCAACATCTAAGAACAGTGTAGTATTGAAGTGTGAGTTCTCAGTGCAGCTGAATCAGTTAAGAACTTAAGATTATTGTATCCACAGCTACTTAAAACATGGAGACAAGCTCTTCCAAAATATTTTCGAGGTATTACAGTTATCTAATCAGAGTTAGTTAACTTGCTAATGATCATCATAAGAAAAAAAGAAAGCTTAAGGAATGAGAAAGTACAGGCAGTTTGTCTTGGTCCAATGTAAGTGGAAAGGTCTCTTGAGCTTCCCGTATGTCAGTAGGTGGAGTTTCAGTGCGGATAGATCCAGTCGGACAAGATAATAAAGCCTGAAAAAAACCATGAGTAATCAGGACAACCTCATCAAATTTAGTTCAAAAGTCATCTAAAATGGAAAATTTAAATCATAAGGAAATTATGAGTCCATGAGATTTTAGAAAATATTTTCACAGACAACACAGTACATGAGATATATCTTTAAGTTCAGCTTATATTGAAAGAAAAAGAACCTGAAGAGCGTTCAGCCTTTCTTCCTTACAGGTTGGTTGTTTAACAACAGCAGACATGTTGTCCACTCTGTTGAATACTTCCTGTGAAGACAAAGCATTTAAAACGCCAATGAAGTGGCTGAACAAATGTAAAGGTATAAGTGAAATCTGTTCACGTAGCTGCTTGGGATTTGCCAACAAACTACTATAACTCAAACATTCTAACATTGTGATCCAAAGTAATAACTGTGATTATATCAAACCATATTGTACACGTTATTAGCAGCTCCTCACAATGACAAGATCAAGACTTACGAATGCCCACATCGAAAGATATCCAACAACTTCTTAAAACTACCAATCTAACTGACCAAAATACTTAAATCATGACAAGTCCATGGCACTGTTCATCACTTTTCATAGTACCACCAAAGGACCATCCACAAGTACGGACCTTTTCACAAGTTTCGAAGAAAAAAGAACTTACCGGCACCATCCAACGACAAGTATCGCAATCAATACAGGTACTGTCTGCGAAAGCCAATTGAGAGAGAGAGAGAGAGAGAGTGTGTGTCATTGATCTCTCTTTGTGTCGATTAGCAGCCAACAAAAGAAACAAACTTTACTTACCAACATAAATATCCCCTTCTACGTTCTGAGTGCGCCGTCTAGAGTTCCCATAGCTACTCACTTGAGCTGCTCTAATAGATCCAAAAGCTCTCCTTCCCGTTAAAACCAAAG
This sequence is a window from Brassica oleracea var. oleracea cultivar TO1000 chromosome C1, BOL, whole genome shotgun sequence. Protein-coding genes within it:
- the LOC106342503 gene encoding beta carbonic anhydrase 5, chloroplastic — encoded protein: MASSIFHDLSSSSTSLLNLQTRQSIFVSKDKVKDFEKTQLRIPVSFRKKAVNLQMMASGKTPGLTQEANDRTYEATTDNFNNNTDVFDDIKQRFLAFKKLKYMDNLEHYKKLADAQAPKFLVIACADSRVCPSAVLGFQPGEAFTVRNIANLVPPYESGPTETKAALQFSVNALEVENILVIGHSRCGGIQALMGMEEVDSRSFIHNWVIVGKKAKESTKAVASNLHFDHQCQHCEKTSINHSLERLLGYPWIEEKVRKGSLSLHGGYYDFVNCTFEKWTVDYEGSRCKKEGSGIAVKNLSVW
- the LOC106324325 gene encoding uncharacterized protein LOC106324325, whose amino-acid sequence is MACASSCAISSFLCHSRSKEPIFQSKVSSLVLTGRRAFGSIRAAQVSSYGNSRRRTQNVEGDIYVDSTCIDCDTCRWMVPEVFNRVDNMSAVVKQPTCKEERLNALQALLSCPTGSIRTETPPTDIREAQETFPLTLDQDKLPGVFHCGFHSKKSFGATSYLILHHEGNILVDSPRYIEKLAGKIEKMGGVRYMFLTHRDDVADHKKWADRFKCTRILHSEDVQPSTTDVELKLEGSGPWRLYEDVELIHTPGHTEGSVCLFHKPLKALFTGDHLTMYESGMSIIEMYNHCSLPLQLENVERLIKLDFNWVIPGHGRRVHFKDGEEKAKKLEALVQKHREEQLVSSSQFGYA